Proteins found in one Endomicrobiales bacterium genomic segment:
- the folK gene encoding 2-amino-4-hydroxy-6-hydroxymethyldihydropteridine diphosphokinase, with amino-acid sequence MVKTTAYLSLGSNLGNKKKNIERVLHKLANINGISFLKSSALYKTSAVGKKMSYFLNSVLKVSTTLSASSLLKVIKSIESDVGRDGSQPHMTPRVIDIDILFFGNKVINTIKLVVPHPKIKERLFVLVPLLEIAPKKYYPNERKKLSWYASEVKKNYPCQKVRKYEN; translated from the coding sequence ATGGTAAAAACAACAGCATATCTGTCTCTTGGTTCAAACCTTGGCAACAAGAAAAAGAATATAGAACGAGTACTCCATAAACTTGCAAATATAAATGGAATTTCTTTTTTAAAATCTTCCGCGCTTTATAAAACAAGTGCTGTTGGTAAAAAGATGAGCTATTTTTTAAACAGTGTCCTAAAAGTTAGCACAACTTTAAGCGCAAGTTCATTGTTAAAAGTAATTAAATCAATTGAGTCAGACGTTGGCAGGGATGGTTCTCAGCCACATATGACGCCTCGTGTAATAGATATTGATATATTATTTTTTGGAAATAAGGTTATAAACACGATTAAGTTGGTGGTGCCACACCCAAAAATAAAAGAACGGCTTTTTGTTTTGGTTCCACTCTTAGAAATTGCGCCAAAGAAATATTACCCGAATGAAAGAAAGAAGCTTTCTTGGTATGCAAGCGAAGTAAAAAAAAATTATCCATGTCAAAAAGTGAGAAAATATGAAAACTAA
- a CDS encoding LL-diaminopimelate aminotransferase, with amino-acid sequence MKIEVNEKLKKLPPYLFIEIDKKKKAAIERGVDIIALGVGDPDKPTPNHIIKAGQKALSDPKNHQYPFGAGTLKFRQAVSNWYKERFNVSIDPITEVWSLLGSKEGIGHFHLAFINPGDYVLIPEPGYPVYNTGTIFSNGIAYFMPLKEENGFLPDFNAIPQEIASKAKIMFLNYPNNPTAATATKNFYIKAIAFAKKHNIIIAHDAAYSEIYYENKPISFLSVDGAKEVGVEFHSLSKTYNMTGWRIGWVCGNAQIVAGLGKVKDNYDSGVFQAIQEAGIAALSGSQTCVIEMRKLYKERRDVLVDGLNKLGWKVTKPKATFYVWAKTPNGYSSTQTVSKLLDEAGIVCTPGNGLGVSGEGYVRFALTVEMPRINEALKRIAKLKW; translated from the coding sequence ATGAAAATTGAAGTTAACGAAAAACTAAAAAAACTACCGCCATATTTGTTTATTGAAATTGATAAAAAGAAAAAGGCTGCCATAGAGCGAGGTGTGGATATAATCGCACTTGGAGTTGGCGACCCGGATAAACCAACACCAAATCATATTATCAAAGCCGGTCAAAAAGCGCTTAGCGATCCTAAAAACCACCAATACCCTTTTGGTGCCGGCACACTTAAATTTCGTCAGGCGGTGTCTAATTGGTACAAAGAAAGGTTTAATGTATCAATAGATCCAATCACAGAAGTTTGGTCGTTGCTTGGTTCAAAAGAAGGCATTGGACATTTCCACTTGGCATTTATAAATCCCGGCGATTATGTGCTTATACCTGAGCCGGGTTACCCTGTATATAACACAGGTACAATATTTTCTAATGGTATTGCATATTTTATGCCTTTAAAAGAAGAAAATGGTTTCCTGCCTGATTTCAATGCGATACCGCAGGAAATTGCAAGCAAAGCAAAAATTATGTTTTTGAATTATCCAAATAACCCTACAGCTGCAACCGCAACAAAGAATTTTTACATTAAAGCAATAGCATTTGCAAAAAAACACAACATAATAATTGCCCATGATGCTGCCTACTCTGAAATTTACTATGAAAATAAACCAATAAGTTTTCTTTCAGTAGATGGTGCAAAAGAAGTTGGTGTTGAGTTTCACTCACTTTCAAAAACATACAATATGACAGGTTGGCGTATTGGTTGGGTATGTGGCAATGCTCAAATTGTTGCAGGCCTTGGTAAGGTTAAAGATAACTACGACTCGGGTGTTTTCCAGGCAATACAGGAAGCTGGTATTGCTGCTCTCAGTGGTTCTCAAACTTGTGTGATAGAGATGCGCAAACTTTATAAAGAACGCCGCGATGTTCTTGTTGATGGGCTAAACAAACTTGGTTGGAAAGTAACTAAGCCGAAGGCAACCTTTTATGTTTGGGCAAAAACACCAAACGGCTATTCTTCCACCCAAACTGTGTCTAAATTGTTAGACGAAGCCGGCATTGTCTGTACCCCTGGTAATGGGCTTGGTGTTTCTGGTGAAGGGTATGTGCGCTTTGCTTTAACTGTTGAGATGCCAAGAATTAATGAAGCTCTCAAAAGAATTGCAAAACTTAAATGGTAA
- the dapB gene encoding 4-hydroxy-tetrahydrodipicolinate reductase has translation MLKIAICGAAGRMGSRIIVLAQNNPELCIVAGIERKELQKNCPNNIKLSDNLSDVIELCDIIIDFTAPDVTLKNVALAKEKNKPIVIGTTGFDAQKLQVIANASKDIPILLSPNMSLGVNLLFKLSAIAAKALNGYDIEIVELHHNQKKDAPSGTAAKLAEIMALALDRDIAKVGVYGREGIVGARTKEEIGVMAVRAGDTVGEHTVYFAGTGERIELTHRAYSRDILASGALTAAKWLSKQVAGFYSMQDVLSLNKL, from the coding sequence ATGCTTAAGATTGCAATTTGCGGTGCCGCCGGAAGAATGGGTTCCAGAATTATTGTTCTTGCACAAAATAACCCTGAGCTTTGTATAGTTGCTGGTATTGAAAGGAAAGAATTACAAAAAAATTGCCCAAACAACATAAAACTTTCTGACAATTTATCTGATGTTATTGAACTTTGCGATATAATAATTGATTTTACAGCCCCCGATGTTACGCTTAAAAATGTTGCATTAGCAAAAGAAAAAAATAAACCTATAGTAATTGGCACTACTGGCTTTGATGCACAAAAACTTCAAGTTATTGCCAATGCATCAAAAGATATCCCTATATTGCTTTCTCCAAATATGTCGCTTGGTGTTAATTTGCTCTTTAAGCTTTCAGCCATCGCTGCAAAAGCGCTTAATGGGTACGATATCGAAATTGTTGAGCTTCATCATAATCAAAAAAAAGATGCGCCATCTGGTACTGCGGCAAAGTTAGCAGAAATTATGGCGTTAGCGCTTGATAGAGATATTGCAAAAGTTGGTGTTTATGGTAGAGAAGGCATAGTTGGAGCACGCACAAAAGAGGAAATAGGTGTAATGGCTGTTCGTGCAGGTGATACTGTTGGCGAACATACGGTATATTTTGCAGGTACCGGTGAGCGCATTGAGCTAACGCATCGCGCATACTCCAGAGACATTCTTGCATCAGGCGCTTTAACAGCTGCAAAGTGGCTTTCAAAACAAGTGGCCGGGTTTTATTCAATGCAAGATGTTTTATCACTTAATAAACTATGA
- the dapF gene encoding diaminopimelate epimerase has translation MKTINFTKISAAGNDFVLIDNRNKTIKRSISKIAAKLCDRRRSIGADGLLLLQKSNKADFQMLYFNSDGSRASMCGNGARAIARFANIIGAAKGNMSFLTDSGIIYARINGASIAVNLSNPHSYRPQVDVLLNGKKFKCAYINTGVPHIVLFVPKVEKINVKELGSTLRFHKAFAPDGANVNFVQVKGNTLIVRTYERGVEDETLACGTGVSACSLVSVLAGKVKQPVSCIVRSGDKLTVSFDVTNNDKKYPAKNLWLHGPAVVSFSGKVNI, from the coding sequence ATGAAAACTATAAATTTTACAAAAATTTCAGCGGCAGGTAATGATTTTGTTTTGATTGACAATCGCAATAAGACGATTAAACGCTCAATTTCAAAAATTGCGGCTAAACTTTGCGATAGAAGGCGTTCAATTGGGGCAGATGGGCTTTTGCTTTTACAAAAATCAAATAAAGCAGATTTTCAGATGCTTTACTTTAACTCCGACGGGTCCCGTGCTTCTATGTGCGGAAATGGCGCAAGGGCTATTGCCCGTTTTGCAAACATTATTGGTGCGGCCAAAGGCAATATGAGTTTCCTAACCGATTCAGGCATAATTTACGCTAGAATAAACGGCGCAAGCATTGCTGTAAATTTAAGTAACCCTCATTCGTATAGGCCACAAGTTGATGTTTTGCTTAATGGCAAAAAATTTAAGTGCGCTTATATTAATACAGGGGTACCTCATATAGTTCTTTTTGTTCCAAAGGTTGAAAAAATAAATGTAAAAGAGCTTGGTTCTACCTTGCGTTTTCATAAAGCATTTGCGCCAGATGGGGCAAATGTTAACTTTGTTCAAGTTAAAGGTAATACTTTAATTGTCAGAACATACGAGCGCGGAGTAGAGGATGAAACGCTTGCCTGCGGTACTGGTGTGAGCGCTTGCTCGCTTGTGAGTGTTCTTGCAGGTAAAGTTAAACAGCCGGTTAGCTGCATAGTCAGAAGTGGTGATAAGTTAACTGTTTCTTTTGATGTTACTAATAATGACAAAAAGTATCCTGCAAAAAATTTATGGCTTCACGGCCCTGCCGTTGTGTCATTTAGCGGCAAAGTAAATATTTAA
- the panC gene encoding pantoate--beta-alanine ligase produces MKIITSISIMQKLSAALKKRGKTIGFVPTMGALHSGHMQLVKKCTSENDFCVVSVFVNPTQFGPKEDFNKYPRTFLEDKKLCDSCGVDAIFFPSAAQMYPYNYKTSITVNNLSSVLCGKFRIGHFNGVATIVAKLFNIVMPTNAYFGMKDYQQLKIIERMCTDLNFPVRIIPCKTVRESSGLAISSRNKYLSNMEKENSSKIYAALIQAKKMALEGNNSYSKIKNTIINMLKTIPISKLDYVSICDPKTLIEKKSAKAPALIAVAAYVGKTRLIDNILIEKP; encoded by the coding sequence ATGAAAATAATAACATCAATTTCCATAATGCAAAAACTTTCTGCTGCTCTTAAAAAAAGAGGCAAAACTATTGGTTTTGTGCCTACAATGGGCGCATTGCACAGTGGCCATATGCAGCTTGTCAAAAAATGTACGTCGGAAAACGACTTCTGTGTTGTGTCCGTTTTTGTTAATCCAACTCAATTTGGCCCTAAAGAAGATTTTAATAAATATCCAAGAACATTTTTAGAAGATAAAAAACTTTGCGATAGTTGCGGTGTTGATGCGATATTTTTCCCAAGTGCGGCGCAAATGTATCCGTATAATTACAAAACTTCTATAACGGTAAATAATCTCTCCAGTGTGCTTTGTGGAAAATTCAGAATTGGTCACTTCAACGGTGTAGCAACGATTGTTGCAAAACTTTTCAACATTGTAATGCCAACTAATGCTTACTTTGGAATGAAAGATTATCAACAGTTAAAAATTATTGAACGCATGTGCACGGATTTAAACTTTCCTGTAAGAATTATCCCCTGTAAAACAGTGCGCGAAAGTTCGGGCCTTGCAATATCCAGCAGAAACAAATATCTTTCTAACATGGAAAAAGAAAATTCGTCAAAAATATATGCGGCATTAATACAAGCAAAAAAAATGGCATTGGAAGGGAATAATAGTTACTCTAAAATAAAAAATACAATTATTAATATGCTAAAAACAATTCCAATATCAAAGCTTGATTATGTTAGCATTTGCGACCCCAAAACCTTAATTGAAAAAAAATCAGCCAAAGCACCAGCCCTTATAGCGGTTGCTGCCTATGTTGGAAAAACACGCCTGATTGACAACATTCTTATAGAGAAACCTTAA
- a CDS encoding fumarylacetoacetate hydrolase family protein, translated as MIYLRFFARSKARFGIMKDGKIIELSKSYFENYALTKNKFLLNSVEVLPPCEPSKIIGVGLNYKDHAKELNFPLPKNPILFQKPISAVIAHKDKIVLSKKSKQIDYEGELAIVIGKKCKNISVKNSHKYIFGYTCANDVTARDLQKLDGQWARAKAFDTFAPIGPYIVSGINPLKLKIKTFLNGKVVQSSNTKNMVFNVYKLVSFISAIMTLLPEDIIITGTPFGVGQLKHNDVLSVNIEKVGELINICKKDNGYEN; from the coding sequence ATGATTTATTTGCGTTTTTTTGCACGCTCAAAAGCGCGTTTTGGAATAATGAAGGATGGCAAAATAATTGAGTTGTCAAAAAGTTATTTTGAGAACTATGCCTTAACAAAAAATAAGTTCCTACTAAACTCCGTAGAAGTTTTACCGCCTTGCGAGCCGTCAAAAATAATTGGTGTTGGGTTAAATTACAAAGATCACGCAAAAGAACTTAACTTTCCATTACCTAAAAACCCAATATTATTTCAAAAACCGATAAGTGCCGTTATTGCGCATAAAGACAAAATTGTTCTCTCAAAAAAATCAAAACAGATTGATTATGAAGGCGAGCTCGCAATAGTTATTGGTAAAAAATGCAAAAATATTTCTGTAAAAAACTCTCATAAATATATCTTTGGCTACACCTGTGCCAATGATGTTACAGCAAGAGATTTACAAAAATTAGATGGCCAGTGGGCAAGGGCAAAGGCTTTTGATACATTCGCGCCAATTGGCCCATATATTGTAAGCGGAATAAATCCATTAAAGTTAAAAATTAAAACATTTTTAAACGGGAAAGTTGTGCAGTCATCAAATACAAAAAATATGGTTTTTAATGTATATAAACTTGTAAGCTTTATATCTGCTATTATGACATTACTACCCGAAGATATTATAATTACAGGAACTCCGTTTGGGGTTGGTCAGCTTAAGCACAATGATGTTCTAAGTGTTAATATTGAAAAAGTTGGAGAATTAATAAACATTTGTAAAAAGGATAATGGTTATGAAAATTGA
- the panB gene encoding 3-methyl-2-oxobutanoate hydroxymethyltransferase, whose translation MKTKITIKTLAELKKAKRKITALTAYDYPTAKILDDAGVDVVLVGDSVGMVKLGYPSTIPVELFEIIYHCRAVRRAVINALLVADMPFMSYETSKKDAIKNAGEIIKYGMAQAVKIEGGEELIDNIKAVIDAKIPVMGHLGLMPQAINLIGGYKIQGKTDEDAEKIIRSAHILEKAGVFAVVLECVPEKLAKTITSELSIPTIGIGSGKYCDGQILVSDDMFGITQGKTPGFVKRYANLSDAMIKATKLYCQEVKQSKFPK comes from the coding sequence ATGAAAACTAAAATAACCATTAAAACACTCGCAGAGTTAAAGAAAGCAAAGCGGAAAATTACCGCCCTTACCGCTTATGACTATCCAACAGCTAAAATACTTGACGATGCGGGTGTAGATGTTGTGCTCGTTGGCGACTCTGTAGGTATGGTAAAACTTGGTTACCCTTCAACTATTCCAGTTGAGCTTTTTGAAATTATTTATCATTGCAGAGCTGTAAGGCGTGCCGTAATAAATGCGCTTTTAGTGGCAGATATGCCATTTATGAGTTATGAAACATCAAAAAAAGATGCCATTAAAAATGCAGGCGAGATTATTAAATATGGTATGGCGCAAGCGGTTAAAATAGAAGGCGGAGAGGAACTAATAGACAATATAAAAGCCGTTATAGATGCTAAAATACCGGTAATGGGCCATTTAGGCCTAATGCCTCAGGCAATAAACCTGATTGGTGGTTATAAAATACAAGGTAAAACAGACGAAGATGCGGAAAAAATAATCCGTAGTGCTCATATACTGGAAAAAGCAGGCGTTTTTGCTGTAGTACTTGAATGCGTGCCTGAAAAGCTGGCAAAAACTATAACATCAGAACTTTCAATACCAACTATTGGTATTGGTTCAGGAAAATATTGTGATGGTCAAATACTTGTAAGTGACGATATGTTTGGTATTACACAAGGCAAAACTCCAGGCTTTGTTAAGCGCTACGCTAATTTGTCAGATGCTATGATAAAGGCAACAAAGCTTTACTGCCAAGAAGTAAAACAGTCAAAATTCCCGAAATGA
- the dapA gene encoding 4-hydroxy-tetrahydrodipicolinate synthase has protein sequence MFEGSYVALVTPFKNGAVDFDKLKEIIEFQIENGTAGIVPCGTTGESATLSMEEHEAVIEATVKVVNKRVKVMAGTGANCTDEAIALTKFAQKVGCDAALLVSPYYNKPTQKGLFLHYKAISESTNIPLVLYNIMGRTAVNIEVETTAKIVKQCKTVVGVKEASGSLEQMALTKLACPDINLISGDDALTLPVLSIGGVGVISVVANIVPKAVSELVEHFLAGRFAQAKELHYKLLPLVKAMFIETNPIPVKTAMAMLGMCSDEFRLPMCSMEDANKAKLEIALKNYGLL, from the coding sequence ATGTTTGAAGGTTCATATGTAGCATTAGTAACACCATTTAAGAATGGTGCTGTAGATTTTGATAAGTTAAAAGAAATTATTGAATTCCAAATTGAAAATGGCACAGCCGGCATAGTCCCATGCGGTACAACAGGTGAGTCGGCAACATTATCAATGGAAGAGCACGAGGCAGTTATTGAGGCAACGGTAAAAGTTGTAAATAAAAGGGTAAAAGTTATGGCTGGCACAGGGGCAAACTGTACCGATGAGGCCATAGCATTAACTAAATTTGCGCAAAAGGTTGGCTGCGATGCCGCTCTTTTGGTGTCACCTTATTACAACAAACCAACGCAAAAAGGCCTTTTCTTGCATTATAAGGCAATTTCAGAATCAACAAATATTCCATTAGTGCTTTACAATATAATGGGAAGAACGGCTGTAAATATAGAGGTTGAAACAACCGCGAAAATTGTTAAGCAATGTAAAACCGTTGTTGGTGTAAAAGAGGCGTCTGGCTCTCTTGAGCAGATGGCATTAACTAAGCTTGCATGCCCTGATATTAACCTTATTTCAGGTGACGATGCTTTAACTTTGCCAGTCTTATCAATTGGCGGTGTTGGCGTAATTTCAGTTGTGGCAAATATTGTGCCAAAAGCCGTAAGCGAACTTGTTGAACACTTTCTTGCCGGTCGCTTTGCCCAAGCAAAAGAGTTGCATTACAAATTATTACCTTTAGTAAAGGCAATGTTTATAGAAACAAATCCTATACCAGTAAAAACCGCAATGGCAATGCTTGGTATGTGTTCTGATGAGTTTCGCCTGCCAATGTGTTCTATGGAAGATGCAAATAAAGCAAAGTTGGAAATTGCGTTAAAAAATTACGGGCTTCTTTAA